One genomic region from Phocoena sinus isolate mPhoSin1 chromosome 3, mPhoSin1.pri, whole genome shotgun sequence encodes:
- the YJU2 gene encoding splicing factor YJU2 isoform X1, which yields MSERKVLNKYYPPDFDPSKIPKLKLPKDRQYVVRLMAPFNMRCKTCGEYIYKGKKFNARKETVQNESYLGLPIFRFYIKCTRCLAEITFKTDPENTDYTMEHGATRNFQAEKLLEEEEKRVQKEREDEELNNPMKVLENRTKDSKLEMEVLENLQELKDLNQRQAHVDFEAMLRQHRLSEEEQRKHEQVEDEREAAALVEESRKRRLLEDSDSEEDAAPTQPQQALLPNPTAILDEAPKAKRKAESWERSVGTFGSSPQLSGLVVVKKTDLGRSIQRGGVPPAPGRFLPSLSFMQCQGRPPGGNSTPGAVLVQGEVCPQPGVRGEGLQFPFFLVITKGASACF from the exons ATGTCGGAGCGAAAAGTTTTAAAC aaaTACTACCCACCCGACTTCGACCCTTCAAAAATCCCGAAGCTCAAGCTTCCTAAAGACCGGCAGTACGTGGTGCGGCTGATGGCCCCCTTCAACATGAG GTGTAAGACATGTGGAGAATATATCTACAAGGGCAAGAAGTTCAACGCCCGCAAAGAGACAGTGCAGAACGAGTCCTACCTGGGCCTGCCCATCTTCCGCTTCTACATCAAGTGCACGCGCTGCCTGGCAGAGATCACCTTCAAG ACAGACCCCGAAAACACAGACTACACCATGGAGCATGGAGCCACGCGGAACTTCCAGGCTGAGAagctcctggaggaggaggagaagagggtgCAGAAGGAACGGGAGGACGAGGAGCTGAACAACCCCATGAAG GTGCTGGAGAACAGAACCAAGGACTCCAAGCTGGAGATGGAGGTTCTGGAGAACCTGCAGGAGCTCAAGGACCTGAACCAGCGGCAGGCGCACGTGGACTTCGAGGCCATGCTGCGGCAGCACCGCCTGTCGGAGGAGGAGCAGCGGAAGCACGAGCAGGTGGAGGACGAGCGGGAGGCGGC GGCCTTAGTGGAAGAATCTAGGAAACGAAGACTCCTGGAAGACTCCGATTCAGAGGAGGATGctgcccccacccagccccagcaGGCCCTCCTGCCCAACCCCACCGCCATCCTGGACGAG GCCCCAAAAGccaagaggaaggcagagagctGGGAGCGCAGTGTGGGCACCTTTGGCAGCAGTCCCCAGCTGTCTGGCCTGGTTGTGGTGAAGAAAACAGACCTGGGCCGCAGCATCCAGCGAGGAGGAGTCCCGCCCGCCCCAGGTAGGTTCCTGCCGTCCCTTAGCTTCATGCAGTGCCAAGGGCGGCCACCAGGTGGCAACAGCACCCCCGGTGCTGTTCTGGTGCAGGGTGAGGTGTGCCCCCAACCAGGGGTAAGGGGAGAAGGGCTAcagttccctttttttcttgtaattacaAAGGGAGCAAGTGCTTGCTTCTAA
- the YJU2 gene encoding splicing factor YJU2 isoform X2, which produces MSERKVLNKYYPPDFDPSKIPKLKLPKDRQYVVRLMAPFNMRCKTCGEYIYKGKKFNARKETVQNESYLGLPIFRFYIKCTRCLAEITFKTDPENTDYTMEHGATRNFQAEKLLEEEEKRVQKEREDEELNNPMKVLENRTKDSKLEMEVLENLQELKDLNQRQAHVDFEAMLRQHRLSEEEQRKHEQVEDEREAAALVEESRKRRLLEDSDSEEDAAPTQPQQALLPNPTAILDEAPKAKRKAESWERSVGTFGSSPQLSGLVVVKKTDLGRSIQRGGVPPAPDSMKNGQVAGPAPQTSGTSSLSQLGVYSDSEDSSGSN; this is translated from the exons ATGTCGGAGCGAAAAGTTTTAAAC aaaTACTACCCACCCGACTTCGACCCTTCAAAAATCCCGAAGCTCAAGCTTCCTAAAGACCGGCAGTACGTGGTGCGGCTGATGGCCCCCTTCAACATGAG GTGTAAGACATGTGGAGAATATATCTACAAGGGCAAGAAGTTCAACGCCCGCAAAGAGACAGTGCAGAACGAGTCCTACCTGGGCCTGCCCATCTTCCGCTTCTACATCAAGTGCACGCGCTGCCTGGCAGAGATCACCTTCAAG ACAGACCCCGAAAACACAGACTACACCATGGAGCATGGAGCCACGCGGAACTTCCAGGCTGAGAagctcctggaggaggaggagaagagggtgCAGAAGGAACGGGAGGACGAGGAGCTGAACAACCCCATGAAG GTGCTGGAGAACAGAACCAAGGACTCCAAGCTGGAGATGGAGGTTCTGGAGAACCTGCAGGAGCTCAAGGACCTGAACCAGCGGCAGGCGCACGTGGACTTCGAGGCCATGCTGCGGCAGCACCGCCTGTCGGAGGAGGAGCAGCGGAAGCACGAGCAGGTGGAGGACGAGCGGGAGGCGGC GGCCTTAGTGGAAGAATCTAGGAAACGAAGACTCCTGGAAGACTCCGATTCAGAGGAGGATGctgcccccacccagccccagcaGGCCCTCCTGCCCAACCCCACCGCCATCCTGGACGAG GCCCCAAAAGccaagaggaaggcagagagctGGGAGCGCAGTGTGGGCACCTTTGGCAGCAGTCCCCAGCTGTCTGGCCTGGTTGTGGTGAAGAAAACAGACCTGGGCCGCAGCATCCAGCGAGGAGGAGTCCCGCCCGCCCCAG ATTCAATGAAGAACGGCCAGGTGGCTGGCCCTGCGCCCCAGACGTCTGGCACCTCCTCCCTGAGCCAGCTGGGTGTGTATTCTGACAGCGAGGACAGCAGCGGCAGCAACTga
- the YJU2 gene encoding splicing factor YJU2 isoform X3: MWRIYLQGQEVQRPQRDSAERVLPGPAHLPLLHQVHALPGRDHLQDPENTDYTMEHGATRNFQAEKLLEEEEKRVQKEREDEELNNPMKVLENRTKDSKLEMEVLENLQELKDLNQRQAHVDFEAMLRQHRLSEEEQRKHEQVEDEREAAALVEESRKRRLLEDSDSEEDAAPTQPQQALLPNPTAILDEAPKAKRKAESWERSVGTFGSSPQLSGLVVVKKTDLGRSIQRGGVPPAPGRFLPSLSFMQCQGRPPGGNSTPGAVLVQGEVCPQPGVRGEGLQFPFFLVITKGASACF; this comes from the exons ATGTGGAGAATATATCTACAAGGGCAAGAAGTTCAACGCCCGCAAAGAGACAGTGCAGAACGAGTCCTACCTGGGCCTGCCCATCTTCCGCTTCTACATCAAGTGCACGCGCTGCCTGGCAGAGATCACCTTCAAG ACCCCGAAAACACAGACTACACCATGGAGCATGGAGCCACGCGGAACTTCCAGGCTGAGAagctcctggaggaggaggagaagagggtgCAGAAGGAACGGGAGGACGAGGAGCTGAACAACCCCATGAAG GTGCTGGAGAACAGAACCAAGGACTCCAAGCTGGAGATGGAGGTTCTGGAGAACCTGCAGGAGCTCAAGGACCTGAACCAGCGGCAGGCGCACGTGGACTTCGAGGCCATGCTGCGGCAGCACCGCCTGTCGGAGGAGGAGCAGCGGAAGCACGAGCAGGTGGAGGACGAGCGGGAGGCGGC GGCCTTAGTGGAAGAATCTAGGAAACGAAGACTCCTGGAAGACTCCGATTCAGAGGAGGATGctgcccccacccagccccagcaGGCCCTCCTGCCCAACCCCACCGCCATCCTGGACGAG GCCCCAAAAGccaagaggaaggcagagagctGGGAGCGCAGTGTGGGCACCTTTGGCAGCAGTCCCCAGCTGTCTGGCCTGGTTGTGGTGAAGAAAACAGACCTGGGCCGCAGCATCCAGCGAGGAGGAGTCCCGCCCGCCCCAGGTAGGTTCCTGCCGTCCCTTAGCTTCATGCAGTGCCAAGGGCGGCCACCAGGTGGCAACAGCACCCCCGGTGCTGTTCTGGTGCAGGGTGAGGTGTGCCCCCAACCAGGGGTAAGGGGAGAAGGGCTAcagttccctttttttcttgtaattacaAAGGGAGCAAGTGCTTGCTTCTAA
- the SHD gene encoding SH2 domain-containing adapter protein D produces the protein MAKWLRDYLSFGGRRPPPQPPTPDYTDSDILRAYREQKDLDFEDPYEDADGRLETDSAGPGDSKGPGDTKYDSPKHRLIKVEAVDMARAKVLLGSPREELEVDTEYSDPFDVQPHPSPPDDGYMEPYDAQRVMSELPYRRVQLYDTPYEEQDQDLGDGPPSGWKPRQSRMPQEDERPADEYDQPWEWKKDHISKAFAVQFDGPEWERTSGSAKELRRLPPRSPQPAERVDPALPLEKQPWFHGPLSRADAENLLSLCKEGSYLVRLSETSPQDCSLSLRSSQGFLHLKFARIRENQFVLGQHSGPFPSVPELVLHYSSRPLPVQGAEHLALLYPVVSQTP, from the exons ATGGCCAAGTGGCTACGAGACTACCTGAGCTTTGGCGGTCGGAGGCCCCCTCCGCAGCCGCCCACCCCCGACTACACGGACAGCGACATCCTGCGGGCCTACCGGGAACAGAAGGATCTGGACTTTGAGGACCCCTATGAGGATGCAGATGGCCGCCTAGAGACTGACTCCGCGGGGCCCGGGGACTCCAAGGGCCCTGGAGACACCAAGTACGACTCTCCAAAGCACCGGCTCATCAAGGTGGAGGCAGTTGACATGGCCAGAGCCAAGGTCTTGCTGGGCAGCCCCCGGGAAGAG TTGGAGGTCGACACTGAGTACTCGGACCCTTTTGATGTCCAACCTCACCCGTCACCCCCGGATGACGGCTACATGGAGCCCTACGATGCCCAGCGAGTCATGAGCG AACTGCCATACAGGAGGGTGCAGCTGTATGACACTCCCTATGAGGAGCAGGACCAAGATCTGGGAGATGGGCCTCCTTCAGGGTGGAAACCTCGGCAGAGCCGGATGCCCCAGGAGGATGAACGGCCAGCAGACGAGTATGACCAGCCCTGGGAGTGGAAGAAAGACCACATCTCCAAGGCATTTGCAG TGCAGTTTGACGGTCCAGAGTGGGAAAGAACCTCAGGCTCAGCCAAGGAACTCCGGAGACTCCCGCCCCGAAGCCCCCAGCCTGCAGAGCGCGTGGACCCGGCCCTGCCTCTGGAAAAACAGCC gtggtttCACGGCCCGCTGAGCCGGGCAGATGCCGAGAACCTCCTGTCGCTCTGCAAGGAAGGCAGCTACCTCGTGCGGCTCAGCGAGACCAGCCCCCAAGACTGCTCCCTATCCCTCAG GAGCAGCCAGGGCTTCCTGCATCTGAAGTTTGCTCGGATCCGAGAGAACCAGTTCGTGCTGGGTCAGCACAGCGGCCCCTTCCCCAGCGTGCCGGAGCTGGTGCTCCATTATAGCTCCCGCCCACTGCCCGTGCAGGGCGCTGAGCATCTGGCCCTGCTGTACCCCGTGGTCTCACAGACCCCCTGA